The nucleotide window GTGCTGAGATGGCGCTAAAAAATATCCAAGTACTGGCTATGCCCCGCGATATTGGTCTGGAGATAAACGACGTCAAGCTCTGTCTTCGAGCTCGTGTTTATAACACGGCCAATTCTTCTCCAAAATTTCCCCGGATTTTTTGTCATTCTTTATCGTTTCTCAtctcttgcttttctttaGAAACTACTAAATTAATCAtgacttctcaagctcacaTTGGGGCCCTGTCCCGTCTTCCCCTGGGTTTGCGTGGTGGTATTGAGAGTGTTGCCCGTGGAAGACACAATATTTCTTGGCCTTTACTGAACCTCGATCTGTAAGTCACGATACCACTTCTGTACAAGCCCACAAGCCCACCACGGCCTATCAATTGATGTATCTAATACTAATCGTGTCTCCTTACGATGTAGATTACGCAATATTCTCTTGTTCCTCTTTGTCTGGCGATGGGGTCGTCGCGCATTCTGGCAGCTCCGAGGTCGCGGAATCGTCGGTTCCGTTGTCGAGCTCTACGTCAACATTCGTCGCATTCTTTACGGTTACTTCCTCCGAGCTCCAGGCGTGCGAAACAAGGTTCAGCAGCAGGTCCAGGAATCTCTGGTCAAGCTATCCGACAAGCTAGTTCCCAAAGACCAGATTCGCTACCTCTCCTTGCCAAAAGATGGCCTCCCTATCGATACCGTTCGcgctgagcttgagaaccTCGCCAACATGGATCACACCCGCTGGGAGGATGGATATGTCTCTGGCGCTGTCTATCACGGAGAGGATGAGCTGATGCAGCTCCAGACTGAGGCTTTTGGCAAGTTCACTGTTGCCAATCCCATCCATCCTGATGTCTTCCCTGGTGTGCGCAAGATGGAGGCCGAGGTTGTGAGCATGGTCCTGAGCATCTTCCATGCTCCTCCTGGTGCTGCGGGTGCTTCTACCAGTGGAGGAACTGACAGTATTCTTTCTGCTTGTCTGGCTGCTCGCCAACAAGCCTACAACGAACGTGGAATTACAGAGCCTGAGATGTAAGTGAAGCTGCAAGGTTGCCATTGACCAATAAGACTGACCAGCCGTGATAGGATTCTTCCCGATACTGGCCACACTGCCTTCCGCAAGGCTGCTCAGTACTTCGGTTACAAGATTCACCTCGTCGCTTGCCCTGCTCCTGAATACCAGGTCGATGTCAAGGCTGTTTCGCGTCTGATTAACCCCAACACTGTTATGCTTGTCGGCTCAGCACCCAATTTTCCCCACGGTATTATGGATGACATTGTTGCTCTGTCCAAGCTTGCTCAGCGAAAGAAGCTCTGGCTCCACGTCGACTGCTGTCTCGGTTCCTTCTTGGTTCCCTTCCTTGAACGCGCCGGTTTCGAATCTCAGCTCTTTGATTTCAGACTCAAGGGTGTTAGCAGTATCAGCTGTGACACTCACAAGTATGGTTTCGCTCCCAAGGGTAACTCGACTGTCCTGTACCGCACCGCCGAGCTTCGAAAGTACCAGTACTTTGTTTGCCCTGATTGGTCTGGCGGTGTCTACGCTTCTCCCGGTATTGCTGGTTCTCGTCCCGGTGCTCTCATCGCTGGTTGCTGGGCTAGTTTGATGACTATCGGTGAGGCCGGATACATTGACGCTTGCACCAAGATCGTGGGAACCGCCAAGAAGATCGCCGAGGCCATTCAGTCTTCGCCATTGAGCGGCGAGCTTGAGCTTATCGGCAGACCTCTTGTTTCGGTCGTTGCCTTTACATCCCGCAACCTGAACATCTACGATATTGCTGATGCTATGAGTGCCAAGGGATGGCACCTCAACTCTCTTCAGGACCCTCCTGCTATCCACGTTGCCGTTACCCTGCCCATCTCGAAGGTCTGGGAGAACCTCATCGCTGACCTTGAGGCTGTTGTCGAAGAGGAGCGTGAGAAGGAGCGTGTTCGTCTTGTTGAAGGCAAGGGTGCCCATGGCAAGGCTATGGGTGATTCCTCAGCCCTGTACGGTGTTGCTGGCTCACTGCCCAACaaaggtgttgttgttgatctggCGAGTGGATTCTTAGATATCTTGTACAAGGCGTAAATGTTTGGGAGTGGGAATGGAAACTGTGCAATGGCTATAGGTGAGAGCATGTCTTATTGTGGGCGTAGGCGTTAGCATCTGATAGGACGTCGTCTAGCATAtttgttgtttttgttgttcttgggttTCGCCCATACTGTTTTGGAACTCTGAAGGAATAGTTGTTACTCCCGCATGTTCTTACTAGGCTCAAATGAACCCATTTCAAGTACTTTGAGGACTGCCACTCGTATTGCTAGGCTGCTGACGAGCCCTGATGTCATTCTAATAAGTCTCAGCCTGTTGGAGAAGGCTTGGATGACTATGCCAATATGTTCCTGACTAGACCTGTTCCTAGCTTGCGTAACGTGTTTTTGGGTTTTGACTGTAAGATAATGATAGTTTATTAGACCGCAACTTTTACATTTCCATCTCTAGTAAGAGATACATGAGTTGACCAGTGTCTATAGCTCGATCTTGATCATCATGGGTCATTCGGCGCATTGTACAAATACAGCCCAACATGGGACTATCGTGATGATACTCGAATTACAAACGTCCAGTTGGCCAAAAACATCTGCCGAGTCAGAGCCTCACTCACCGTTACCCGTCACATCATATGCGGCATAATGTCATCCTCCACAGTCACGAATCTTGCTTTTCCCAATGAGACCAATAGGCCATTCGCCTCCCGCTCTGATCCTCGACTCATTCGGCTAAAAGGAACACCATCCAATAAAGTGACCCTCATGGCAATTGGCTTCGCTGGGGGCGAATGTCTCCCCTCGTGGACATTGCGGCCCAATGATGAGGGGCAGCGTGGTTAAGTTAGAGGAAGGGAAGGGTCTTTTGGTATGGTGGGTTGGGTGAGTGAAGGCAATCAGCTTTGGGTGTTAAAAAAGCAGGGTTTTGTTTGGAGGGGTAGAGGGGGGAGAGGGAGTAGCCGAGACTGTTTGTGAGTTGTGATCCATATTATGGATATCATGTTTGGAGTTTTGATATTATATCTTCATGACTTATAAGTTACAGGTGGGTTTTGGTCTGTATGATCTCTTCGTATTgatatactataaatatttagaATTGCCTCTTGTTATAGCATGGAGTGTATTAGCTGCCATAAAAAAACCAGAAGCATGTATGTCATATTGGAAGCCTGACGCCAACATGCAGGGATCTAGGGACCTGCACCTCAGCAATAAGACGTGAGTTATCTGTAGCATTCACCTTCAGCTCGCCCGGCCACGCAACGCGATCTTCCCACTGCGTTTCCTATCCTGTCTTCCCACGGGTGAGACCCTTATTAGTCTCTGCTGGGGGCCTCACTCAGGGCTGCTGCGTAACCATTCCCACAGAAGCCTTCAAAGAGCGATGATccttgtcttgtttctttCTTGTGTCATTCTGTTTCTGTAATAGTCTTGACTAGCTAGAACTAAACTAACGTTGTTATCCGTCTTGTTACATCCATTCCCATGTATAAGCCCGACATTGTCCCTCCTCAGTCTGTCCTGTCAGCTCCttatctctctctctctctcgctgCCTTTTTCCACATGCATATTCATGATTAGTCTTCACTTTGTTATTGCTTATTATTTCTAATATTTCGTGTCGCTCGAATTCATTCCTCTCTCTCATTCTATGTGTCCTCAACTACTGCTGCTGTGCTAGGTTACCATGCTTTCTGCTGAACCATCGTCGACTCCGATCACCGCCTTGGCTATGGATGGTGGGCATGTTGATGGGTTGCACAAGGGGAAGACGGAGAGTATTCAAATACCTCATGTCAAGACCACTGAGAAGGACGATGAGTCTATTGCTTCCGGCTCAACCGACTCTCAGTCccagctcaagaagagaCTCAGTGCAGATATGTCGAAAGAACAAGTTGAAGATCTGGTGCGCAAGTTGACcatcgatgagatgaagacaaGATGGTTTGACGAGATCTTTGAAAAAGTCAAGTCTGAGCGTAAGTTGGCATTTTGTTCTCTCTTCACTTTACATCTTAACATTAACCGACTCCGTATACAGTGGTTGAGGAGCACTCACCAGCAGATACGCCTTCATCCTCAGAACCTTCAAGCCCCAGATCACACCCTGCCAAGCCTGCTTCTCACGAATCTGTCCCCCGAGAGCCTGTTCGCGAAGAGCCAAAGAAGCAGGAATCAGCGTCTTCGTCCTTCGACTCCAAGAACAAGTCTCACAGCAATCCTTCTTCCAGCCGCAGCTCCCTCGGTAGTCCTACCACGTCTTACATCTCCGACTCTGCCTCTTCCCGTGCCTCCAATCGTCCTTCTTCACCCCCAAAACCAGCTATCAAAGAGTCCTCACCGCCTGCTCCAAAGTCTCGGCCATGCGTACGATTCTCCAAAGCTCCGATCATTTTGAATGAAGGCCCCGAGCCTCGACACCCTGAACCGCGGCCAACATCACGATCTGTGCCGCCTCCAGAACCGGTGAAACAGGGCCCAGCACTATCAGCTGTTGACCTGAAATGGGGTACACTTTTCGATGACAAGGGTGAGCCTACCAAGAGACTTGGTCAGGTTCTTCGAGGAATCGCCAACTATTTGGTATGTCATCGGGGTATTTAAGTGACTGAACTAACATCCGCAGATCACTGAATACAGCCCTCACAACTCACTCGTCGTCACTCCGGAGAAGCTCAATGCTTTCTATCTCGAATACAAGCTTGACACAGAGACATTCCCCTTTCAGCGTATGTGTAGACTCACTGCATAACCACATATCATCTAACTCTATCAGAAATCTTTGACTGTGGACCACACGGAGCTCTTGATAATCTAGAAACACTGTATCAACACCTCCGATGTGAGAACCACCTGATCCAAAGACGCCCCGGAGGCATGCCACATATCCCATCCCTTACGCCCGCTGGTTTCGAGCGTTGGATGACATGTCAGCTTCGTGCATTCCCCGATCAAGAAGCCAAGCGTCTTAACCACATCATGACCGATCTTCCCATCACAGCTGATGGTGTTCTCGTCGATGACAAGCCCGAGCGCTTGCCGAAGCAGATCTCTCgacatcttcttccagcgACTCGGCATCGAGAGACACATGATCTTGTGGTTGATGCTATTGCGGGGTGGATCAAACATACTGAGGAGAATGAGTCTGATTACAGACGGACCTCTTCTGAAGATGTttacaagatcaaggagaagtcGGGACGGTATAGACCTGATGACTACCGAGAGCGTGAGAAGTATCGACGCGGATCGAAGGATAACCACAGACAATCGCCTTTATCCTCCTCCGGCCGTTTCGTCTCCCGTGTCGGTTCAGACAGCACCATCCGCCCCTCAAAGGAAACTCCTGTATCTTCAGGCTCAAGCCACAGAGCCAGAAGCCCTGTATCCAACCGGTATCGCCACTCAGCATCTGCCATAGACAGTAGCTCCCACGCCGTCGATGCCTACGATATACCCTCACCCAGTCATCGCAACAGCCATCCCACCAGCAGCAGTCGACGCAGCCGGGACAAAGAGTATAGATACTCTTCAAGCCCCAAGTCAAAGTCGCCGATTGAAGCAACTCCAAGAACCCTACCCCGGCGAGATGCTGATCGGCgatcaagcttgatcttTGAAGAGACGGGCAAGGATCCCAGTGGCATGACTTACGATGAGTACCTACGAATGAATCAACGACCGATGAGAAATGCCGTTGTAGATGATGGTGGACATTATCGCACGACTTACTGAAAAGCAAAAAAGCTTCATGAATATTCTTTACATTTTTTCTTAATCTTGGGAGGTATCTTCTTTGTAAAAAGTCATTGGACCCTTCTGCGCGCAAGGACTggatcttctccttttcctttcttaTTTCTCTGGATTTTCTGGGTGGATTTTACGACATTACATGACAAATTGACGACATGCATGACCAGTATTTtcatattaattagttattatttctCCATTTTTGGGTGGCTCGAACAGTGTACGATGATCTTTTGGTGTGGAAGAACGAGGCTCTAGTCAGGAAATACCACGTTCGTTGCACGTTTACTTTGTGCTCTGTGGCTCCGATGATCGTTTCAGAAGAATGGTTTCTACTACGTTTTACAGCCACGTGGTCTGACTGCTTGTGTTATCTAAAGATCGATGGTTTGTGGCAAGTTAT belongs to Fusarium musae strain F31 chromosome 9, whole genome shotgun sequence and includes:
- a CDS encoding hypothetical protein (EggNog:ENOG41); amino-acid sequence: MTSQAHIGALSRLPLGLRGGIESVARGRHNISWPLLNLDLLRNILLFLFVWRWGRRAFWQLRGRGIVGSVVELYVNIRRILYGYFLRAPGVRNKVQQQVQESLVKLSDKLVPKDQIRYLSLPKDGLPIDTVRAELENLANMDHTRWEDGYVSGAVYHGEDELMQLQTEAFGKFTVANPIHPDVFPGVRKMEAEVVSMVLSIFHAPPGAAGASTSGGTDSILSACLAARQQAYNERGITEPEMILPDTGHTAFRKAAQYFGYKIHLVACPAPEYQVDVKAVSRLINPNTVMLVGSAPNFPHGIMDDIVALSKLAQRKKLWLHVDCCLGSFLVPFLERAGFESQLFDFRLKGVSSISCDTHKYGFAPKGNSTVLYRTAELRKYQYFVCPDWSGGVYASPGIAGSRPGALIAGCWASLMTIGEAGYIDACTKIVGTAKKIAEAIQSSPLSGELELIGRPLVSVVAFTSRNLNIYDIADAMSAKGWHLNSLQDPPAIHVAVTLPISKVWENLIADLEAVVEEEREKERVRLVEGKGAHGKAMGDSSALYGVAGSLPNKGVVVDLASGFLDILYKA
- a CDS encoding hypothetical protein (EggNog:ENOG41); this encodes MLSAEPSSTPITALAMDGGHVDGLHKGKTESIQIPHVKTTEKDDESIASGSTDSQSQLKKRLSADMSKEQVEDLVRKLTIDEMKTRWFDEIFEKVKSELVEEHSPADTPSSSEPSSPRSHPAKPASHESVPREPVREEPKKQESASSSFDSKNKSHSNPSSSRSSLGSPTTSYISDSASSRASNRPSSPPKPAIKESSPPAPKSRPCVRFSKAPIILNEGPEPRHPEPRPTSRSVPPPEPVKQGPALSAVDLKWGTLFDDKGEPTKRLGQVLRGIANYLITEYSPHNSLVVTPEKLNAFYLEYKLDTETFPFQQIFDCGPHGALDNLETLYQHLRCENHLIQRRPGGMPHIPSLTPAGFERWMTCQLRAFPDQEAKRLNHIMTDLPITADGVLVDDKPERLPKQISRHLLPATRHRETHDLVVDAIAGWIKHTEENESDYRRTSSEDVYKIKEKSGRYRPDDYREREKYRRGSKDNHRQSPLSSSGRFVSRVGSDSTIRPSKETPVSSGSSHRARSPVSNRYRHSASAIDSSSHAVDAYDIPSPSHRNSHPTSSSRRSRDKEYRYSSSPKSKSPIEATPRTLPRRDADRRSSLIFEETGKDPSGMTYDEYLRMNQRPMRNAVVDDGGHYRTTY